Proteins from one Flavobacterium sp. N2038 genomic window:
- a CDS encoding efflux RND transporter permease subunit: protein MGEFFVRRPIVAIVISIIIVILGLLALQKTPISQYPDINPPVVKITTSFTGANALNVEQAVATPIEQKVNGVENMLYMKSINTSDGACTIEVTFDVGTNLDNANMLTQNRQNQSAPFMPSSVKQQGVVVKKSLSFPMMLFTVTSTNPQYDAKFLNNYASINIVDQLARIKGVGEVTLFGGSDYSMRIWLKADMMSKLGITVDDVKNALNAQNMISPGGKFGAEPAPANTEFTYGVTLQDRLVTEKEFGNIVVRSKEDGAQVLMGDIARIELGTENYSSTARRNSSPSAVVAVYQMPGSNALEVAETAKSTMKILAEKFPKDIEYQESLDTTLAITAGVDDIVHTLFEAIILVILVVFIFLQNWRATLIPLITVPVSLIGTIAVFPLLGFSINTLSLLGLVLAIGIVVDDAIVVVEAVIHHIEHGKTPKEATVQAMREVSGPVIAIALILCAVFIPVAMTPGITGRFYQQFAITIAVSVAFSAFSALSLSPALCAMLLKPTKPIEEQTGWLAKFFAGFNRIFEKVTGKYISGATFFAKKAIRIILLLAVILVAIVFLGKKIPLGFIPEEDQGYVLVNIALPPASSLQRTDEISKKVDSFLKEEKSILSYTTINGFSMLTNSYQPNNAFIFISLKPWEDRAETAKQFVDRFNMKLATQITTATCFSFGPPAIQGLGASAGFSLMLQDRGGNTPQYLAEQTQAFIAAAQQRPEIKRIYTTFNAGTPQIKLDIDNDKAMKLGIPVSKVTEALGAFLGGSYVNDFNRFGRQYKVYLQGEAADRVSPEDLNLIYVKNNAGNMLPISTLVTATKVTGPDFTNRLNLFRSAEIGGSPNDGYSSAQALTALEEVAKQTLPADMSFDYINLSYQEKHSPGGGSVFIMALVFVFLILAAQYESWKLPFSVLLGAPFAVFGAFLGLLLARFGSDAYVNNVFAQIGLVLLIGLVAKNAILIVEFAKEEYEKGKPLYESAMVAAKLRFRPILMTAFAFILGVVPLLTATGAGSQARIVMGMAVFSGMLIATVLGVLIVPGLFVMIENIGKKKDDTIQTEGHNVEPNTTDHE from the coding sequence ATGGGAGAATTTTTCGTTCGAAGACCTATCGTCGCTATTGTAATCAGTATTATTATTGTGATACTTGGATTACTGGCTTTACAAAAAACGCCTATTTCGCAATATCCGGATATTAATCCTCCTGTTGTAAAAATTACTACTTCTTTTACAGGAGCAAATGCACTGAATGTTGAACAGGCAGTTGCAACACCAATTGAACAAAAAGTAAATGGTGTTGAAAACATGTTATACATGAAGTCAATCAATACTTCTGATGGTGCCTGTACAATTGAGGTAACTTTTGATGTGGGAACCAATTTGGATAATGCCAATATGCTTACACAAAACAGACAAAACCAATCTGCTCCTTTTATGCCTTCAAGTGTAAAACAACAGGGAGTTGTGGTAAAGAAATCTTTGTCTTTTCCAATGATGCTGTTCACTGTAACATCAACCAATCCGCAATATGATGCTAAGTTTTTAAACAATTATGCCAGCATTAATATCGTAGATCAATTGGCCCGTATAAAAGGAGTTGGAGAAGTCACTCTTTTTGGAGGAAGTGATTATTCGATGAGGATTTGGCTCAAGGCCGACATGATGAGCAAACTTGGTATTACGGTTGATGATGTAAAAAATGCACTGAATGCTCAAAATATGATTAGTCCGGGAGGAAAATTTGGTGCTGAACCGGCACCTGCCAACACCGAATTTACATATGGCGTAACACTTCAGGACCGATTAGTTACTGAAAAAGAATTTGGAAACATCGTCGTTCGAAGCAAGGAAGACGGAGCCCAAGTATTAATGGGTGATATTGCCCGAATTGAATTAGGAACAGAAAATTACAGCTCTACCGCCAGAAGAAACAGTTCCCCAAGTGCCGTTGTGGCTGTATACCAAATGCCGGGTAGTAATGCTCTTGAGGTAGCTGAAACAGCAAAAAGCACTATGAAAATTTTAGCTGAGAAGTTTCCAAAAGATATTGAATATCAAGAATCTTTAGATACCACTCTGGCAATTACTGCGGGAGTTGACGACATTGTGCACACCCTTTTTGAAGCCATTATATTAGTTATTTTGGTGGTATTCATTTTTCTGCAAAACTGGCGTGCTACTTTAATTCCTTTAATTACCGTTCCTGTTTCTCTTATCGGAACCATTGCCGTTTTCCCATTATTAGGATTTTCAATCAATACACTATCATTGCTGGGATTGGTTCTTGCAATTGGTATTGTGGTCGATGATGCGATTGTAGTTGTTGAAGCGGTTATTCATCATATCGAACACGGAAAAACTCCGAAGGAAGCCACGGTTCAGGCTATGCGTGAAGTATCTGGTCCTGTTATTGCAATTGCTTTAATTTTATGTGCCGTATTTATTCCGGTTGCAATGACACCGGGGATAACCGGACGTTTTTACCAGCAATTTGCCATAACAATTGCCGTCTCGGTCGCGTTCTCGGCATTTAGTGCACTGTCTTTAAGTCCCGCCCTTTGTGCTATGCTGCTAAAGCCAACCAAACCTATTGAAGAACAGACAGGATGGCTGGCAAAGTTTTTTGCCGGATTTAACAGAATCTTCGAAAAAGTTACAGGAAAATATATTAGCGGAGCAACCTTTTTTGCTAAAAAAGCAATACGCATTATTCTTTTACTAGCGGTCATATTGGTTGCCATTGTATTCTTAGGCAAAAAAATTCCGTTAGGATTTATTCCTGAAGAAGATCAGGGTTATGTTTTGGTAAACATTGCATTACCTCCTGCATCATCATTACAACGTACAGACGAAATATCAAAAAAGGTAGACAGTTTCTTAAAAGAAGAAAAATCAATCTTGTCTTACACTACGATAAATGGATTTAGTATGCTTACTAACTCTTATCAGCCTAACAATGCTTTCATTTTCATCTCATTAAAACCGTGGGAAGACCGGGCAGAAACAGCCAAACAATTTGTGGACAGATTTAACATGAAACTTGCCACCCAAATTACGACTGCCACTTGCTTTTCATTTGGTCCTCCGGCAATTCAGGGTTTAGGTGCTTCTGCAGGTTTTAGTCTGATGTTACAGGACAGAGGCGGAAACACTCCTCAGTATCTGGCAGAACAAACACAAGCTTTTATAGCCGCAGCACAGCAGCGCCCAGAAATAAAACGAATTTATACCACTTTTAATGCCGGTACACCACAGATTAAATTAGATATTGACAATGACAAAGCCATGAAATTAGGCATTCCCGTTTCTAAAGTTACAGAAGCATTGGGCGCATTTTTAGGAGGAAGTTATGTAAATGACTTCAACCGTTTTGGCCGTCAATACAAAGTTTATCTTCAAGGTGAAGCGGCCGATCGTGTAAGTCCAGAAGATTTAAATCTGATTTATGTAAAAAACAATGCTGGCAATATGTTACCTATATCAACACTTGTTACGGCAACAAAAGTTACAGGTCCTGATTTTACAAATCGTTTAAATTTGTTCCGATCGGCAGAAATTGGAGGAAGTCCAAATGATGGCTACAGTAGTGCGCAAGCCTTGACTGCACTTGAAGAAGTCGCCAAACAGACTTTGCCTGCAGATATGAGTTTCGACTACATCAACTTGTCTTATCAGGAAAAGCATTCACCGGGTGGAGGTTCTGTTTTCATAATGGCATTGGTATTTGTATTCCTGATTCTTGCCGCACAATATGAAAGTTGGAAATTACCTTTTAGTGTATTACTAGGCGCTCCGTTTGCTGTATTTGGTGCCTTTTTAGGGCTTCTTTTAGCAAGATTTGGAAGTGACGCCTATGTCAACAATGTATTTGCGCAAATTGGACTCGTTTTACTAATTGGACTTGTAGCCAAAAATGCTATTCTTATCGTAGAATTTGCCAAAGAAGAATACGAAAAAGGAAAACCGCTTTACGAATCGGCAATGGTTGCAGCAAAACTTCGTTTTCGTCCAATTCTGATGACCGCATTTGCATTCATTCTTGGGGTAGTTCCTTTATTGACAGCAACTGGTGCGGGTTCACAAGCCCGTATTGTAATGGGAATGGCGGTATTCAGCGGTATGTTGATTGCCACAGTTTTAGGTGTATTAATTGTACCTGGTCTATTTGTAATGATCGAAAACATCGGAAAAAAGAAAGATGATACCATCCAGACCGAAGGACATAATGTAGAACCAAATACTACAGACCATGAGTAA
- a CDS encoding efflux RND transporter periplasmic adaptor subunit, whose translation MNKIYSPAIFLLFLLLSCKKEAPPQPKPLEISVTTVLQQDVKIESEYTGQTFGQSDIQINPRVDGIIESLNFKEGSFVTKGQLLYTIDPLPYKARLNEAEGSAAESQARLSKTKSDLDMITPLAKMNAVSQRELISAKSAYNASVAQIKASDASVQNARIELGYCRIVAPISGLIGISKVRVGDYVRPGAISILNTISDLGDVRVRFTMSEQEFLRLYREFNKPNSALKGSGATVSLKLSDGSIYPQTGKVSFTDRQIDPATGAITFEAAFPNPDKLLRPGQYAKIALLTDIRKDAIVIPQRAVIEVQGIYQVYVLGNDNKVQMQIVKPGPAVKNGYIIEEGLKPGDKIAMGGTSLLKNGSVITPKVTQWQLGETESAATK comes from the coding sequence ATGAACAAAATTTACTCTCCGGCAATTTTCTTACTTTTTTTATTGTTATCCTGCAAAAAAGAAGCCCCGCCACAACCCAAGCCCCTTGAAATTTCAGTTACAACTGTATTACAGCAAGATGTTAAAATAGAATCTGAATACACCGGACAAACTTTTGGCCAATCTGATATACAAATAAACCCTCGAGTTGATGGTATTATCGAGAGCCTGAACTTTAAAGAAGGGAGCTTCGTTACCAAAGGACAATTATTATACACTATAGATCCTTTGCCTTATAAAGCAAGACTTAATGAAGCAGAAGGTTCTGCTGCAGAATCACAGGCACGATTATCAAAAACCAAATCAGATCTGGATATGATTACGCCATTGGCAAAAATGAATGCGGTCAGCCAAAGAGAATTAATTTCTGCTAAATCAGCTTACAATGCTTCCGTCGCTCAGATTAAAGCATCAGATGCATCGGTACAAAATGCCAGAATTGAATTAGGTTACTGTCGAATCGTTGCACCAATTTCCGGATTAATTGGGATTTCAAAAGTAAGAGTTGGTGATTATGTGCGCCCAGGTGCCATATCTATTCTAAATACAATTTCTGATTTAGGAGATGTAAGAGTTCGATTTACCATGAGTGAACAGGAATTTTTGCGTCTTTACAGAGAATTCAATAAACCAAATTCGGCTTTAAAAGGTTCCGGAGCAACCGTTTCTTTAAAATTATCTGATGGTTCGATTTACCCTCAAACAGGAAAAGTAAGTTTTACCGACAGACAAATAGATCCTGCAACTGGTGCCATCACATTTGAAGCTGCATTTCCTAATCCTGACAAATTACTTCGTCCGGGTCAATATGCAAAAATTGCGTTGCTTACCGACATTCGCAAAGATGCAATTGTTATTCCGCAGCGTGCTGTTATAGAGGTGCAGGGCATTTATCAGGTTTATGTTTTAGGAAATGACAATAAAGTACAAATGCAAATTGTAAAACCTGGTCCGGCAGTTAAGAATGGATATATTATTGAAGAAGGTTTAAAACCTGGCGACAAGATCGCCATGGGAGGTACTTCATTATTGAAAAATGGAAGCGTTATTACACCAAAAGTCACACAATGGCAATTAGGTGAAACTGAATCTGCAGCTACTAAATAA
- a CDS encoding efflux transporter outer membrane subunit produces the protein MSKRHKIIVVLFILALLPIGCMVGPKYAKPEQQKSESYKNETNLDSLASVTNLKWFDLFNDDVLKDLIKKGLENNYDLKIAVSRIDQLRAQLGYTKADLFPSFQYGATINSNDKNFMPSNAGASMSWELDFWGKYRHENNAVKSELLATEEARKVVLSDIVANIATAYFQMRNLDEQLEITKSTLSTREKYYDIINERFKSGYISEVDKVQIEQQVAIAEAAIPNIQRQITYQENTIALLTGQLPTEIPRGKSNTELRIVSEIPLSLPSALLENRPDVKAAELQYKAANDRIGVAQAMRFPSLNLAAIAGFASADLSNLFLGSSYLQNASAGIAGPIFAFGKNKRRVEINRQQAEQFKFIYQKTYIEAVSEVEQSIQNVRTYKEEWKARNRQVDAALINFKLSRERYDSGYVSYLEVLDVETNLFNAQLSLAQLTERQLSSMVELYRALGGGWNL, from the coding sequence ATGAGTAAGAGACATAAAATAATCGTGGTTTTATTTATACTCGCACTATTGCCAATTGGTTGTATGGTGGGGCCTAAATATGCTAAACCGGAACAACAAAAATCCGAATCTTATAAAAATGAAACAAACCTGGACAGTCTGGCTTCGGTCACCAACTTAAAATGGTTTGATTTGTTTAATGATGACGTTTTAAAAGACCTGATTAAAAAAGGACTGGAAAACAATTATGATCTTAAAATTGCTGTTTCCCGAATCGATCAGCTTCGTGCTCAATTAGGTTATACCAAAGCAGATCTATTTCCTTCCTTTCAATATGGAGCAACGATAAACAGCAACGATAAAAACTTTATGCCTTCAAATGCGGGAGCCAGTATGTCCTGGGAGCTTGATTTTTGGGGGAAATACCGTCATGAAAACAATGCGGTTAAAAGCGAACTCTTAGCTACTGAAGAAGCTCGTAAAGTAGTGCTTTCAGATATTGTAGCTAATATTGCAACTGCCTATTTTCAAATGCGAAATCTAGATGAACAGCTGGAAATTACAAAGTCAACCCTTTCTACCAGAGAGAAATATTATGACATTATAAACGAAAGATTTAAAAGCGGCTATATCTCCGAAGTTGATAAAGTACAAATTGAACAGCAAGTTGCAATTGCCGAAGCTGCAATTCCAAACATTCAAAGGCAAATAACCTATCAGGAAAACACAATTGCATTACTTACCGGTCAGCTTCCTACGGAAATACCACGGGGAAAAAGCAACACAGAACTGCGAATTGTTAGTGAAATTCCGCTCTCGCTTCCATCAGCCTTGTTAGAAAACAGACCTGATGTAAAAGCAGCCGAATTACAATATAAAGCAGCAAATGACAGAATCGGCGTAGCTCAAGCAATGCGATTTCCTTCTCTAAATTTAGCCGCAATTGCCGGATTTGCCAGTGCCGATTTGAGCAATCTATTTTTGGGAAGTTCCTATTTGCAAAATGCATCAGCAGGAATTGCAGGTCCAATATTTGCCTTCGGAAAAAACAAAAGAAGAGTCGAAATAAACAGACAACAGGCAGAACAATTCAAATTCATTTATCAAAAAACTTATATTGAAGCTGTGTCTGAGGTAGAACAATCCATACAAAACGTCAGAACTTATAAAGAAGAATGGAAAGCCCGCAACAGACAGGTTGACGCTGCTTTAATAAACTTTAAACTGTCACGAGAAAGATATGACAGTGGTTATGTTTCTTACTTAGAGGTTCTGGATGTAGAAACCAATTTGTTTAACGCACAATTAAGTCTGGCGCAGTTAACAGAAAGACAATTAAGTTCTATGGTTGAATTATACAGAGCACTTGGTGGGGGATGGAATCTTTAA
- a CDS encoding ArsR/SmtB family transcription factor, whose protein sequence is MGVTKHLNFDVETKAIGKICKAMGHPTRIQIMTLLWKRNNRTCGEIVELIPLAQSTISKHLLELKKAKLVNIENVGKKTIYSIEVDSIKMLKKYLRSYLTTIEIPEQNKSTVSATKHKLIGRKSHLKEYNYQFPDRRIKQVL, encoded by the coding sequence ATGGGAGTTACAAAACACTTAAATTTTGATGTAGAAACCAAGGCGATAGGGAAAATTTGTAAAGCAATGGGACATCCTACACGTATTCAGATTATGACACTTCTTTGGAAAAGAAACAATAGGACTTGTGGTGAAATTGTTGAATTAATTCCTCTGGCACAATCAACAATATCAAAACATTTATTAGAATTAAAAAAAGCAAAGCTGGTAAACATAGAAAACGTTGGAAAAAAAACGATTTATTCTATTGAAGTTGATAGTATTAAAATGCTTAAAAAATATTTGAGAAGTTATCTCACCACTATCGAAATTCCAGAGCAAAATAAGTCAACCGTTTCAGCAACCAAACACAAGTTAATAGGCAGGAAAAGCCATTTGAAAGAATACAATTATCAATTTCCTGATAGAAGAATAAAACAAGTCCTTTAG
- a CDS encoding SulP family inorganic anion transporter — MASKLLPVTDWIKEYNIKTFKSDSLAGLTLAAYGIPVSLAYATLAGLPPQYGIYGYLIGGIFYALLGTCKQLAIGPTSAISLLVGTTIAGMAHGDLQRWSEIASLTALVFAVMAIIAYLLRLSGIINFISETVLVGFKAGAAITIGLTQLPKLFGVEGGGNNFLERIFTLFQQIPEMNSIVFIFGISAIILLIVGEKIAPGRPIAIFIVVLSIILISITSLEHYGFKTVGVIPTGLPELYLPSIRIRDVDGVLPLAMACFLLSYIESISAGRTLAQKNGYVIDPRQELLALGIANAAVALGQGYPVAGGLSQSAVNDTAGAKTPLSLLFCSMTIVVCLLFLTGYIQNLPTVILAAIVLVSVRGLFNIQEMKYLYRVNKQEFIVAMIALVGVLIWGILTGVLVAAMVTLLLLLKAASKPNVAFLGRIHGTRIYTDMARHPDNEKIENVLIVRIESSIYYFNVEFIKEKILERIYQEQGSLKTVILDLSSSPRIDIAGARFLKQLFVDLQTRNINLNIAEALAEVRDCLRAENLETLFGHISRSVSVDDLVVRATQNNKQ; from the coding sequence ATGGCTTCTAAACTTTTACCTGTTACCGACTGGATTAAAGAATATAATATTAAAACCTTTAAGAGCGATTCTTTAGCCGGATTAACTTTAGCCGCTTACGGAATTCCAGTCTCTTTGGCTTATGCAACTCTTGCAGGATTGCCTCCTCAATATGGAATTTATGGCTATCTTATTGGAGGGATATTTTACGCTTTACTGGGAACCTGTAAGCAATTGGCAATTGGTCCAACATCGGCAATTTCATTATTAGTTGGAACCACCATTGCCGGTATGGCTCATGGTGATCTACAGCGTTGGTCTGAAATTGCCTCTCTTACCGCACTGGTATTTGCTGTAATGGCAATAATAGCTTATTTGTTGAGGTTGAGTGGGATTATTAATTTTATTAGCGAAACTGTTTTGGTAGGATTCAAAGCTGGAGCCGCAATAACCATAGGCTTAACCCAATTGCCTAAATTATTTGGTGTAGAAGGAGGAGGTAATAATTTTCTTGAACGCATTTTTACTCTTTTTCAACAAATCCCAGAAATGAATTCTATTGTTTTTATTTTTGGTATTAGTGCCATAATACTTTTAATTGTTGGTGAAAAAATAGCTCCCGGCAGACCAATAGCCATTTTTATAGTTGTTTTGTCCATAATACTCATTTCGATAACATCTTTAGAGCATTATGGTTTTAAAACTGTTGGAGTTATTCCAACGGGACTTCCGGAACTTTATCTTCCATCCATTCGCATTCGTGATGTAGATGGAGTATTACCTTTGGCTATGGCTTGTTTTTTATTGTCTTATATTGAAAGTATTTCTGCAGGAAGAACATTAGCCCAAAAAAATGGATATGTTATAGATCCTCGTCAGGAGCTTCTGGCTTTAGGAATTGCCAATGCAGCTGTAGCACTTGGACAAGGTTATCCTGTTGCAGGCGGGCTCTCGCAATCTGCAGTGAATGACACCGCAGGTGCTAAGACTCCGTTGTCTCTTTTATTTTGTTCAATGACTATTGTTGTTTGTTTATTGTTTTTGACAGGATACATTCAAAATTTACCCACAGTAATTTTAGCAGCTATTGTTTTGGTTTCTGTACGAGGTCTTTTTAATATACAGGAAATGAAATATCTGTATAGGGTAAATAAACAAGAATTTATCGTTGCCATGATTGCACTTGTTGGTGTACTTATTTGGGGAATTTTAACTGGTGTTTTGGTTGCCGCGATGGTAACTTTGTTATTGCTTTTAAAAGCTGCTTCAAAACCCAATGTTGCTTTTTTAGGCAGAATTCATGGTACCAGAATTTATACGGATATGGCAAGACATCCGGATAATGAAAAAATTGAAAACGTATTAATTGTGAGAATTGAATCTTCTATATATTATTTTAATGTTGAATTTATTAAAGAAAAGATTTTAGAAAGAATCTACCAGGAACAAGGTTCCTTAAAAACGGTAATATTAGATCTTAGTTCTTCTCCAAGAATCGATATTGCCGGTGCCAGGTTTCTGAAACAATTATTTGTCGATTTA
- a CDS encoding BrxA/BrxB family bacilliredoxin, producing MYPQEMVKPMEAELTSAGFQDLHSAEAVDNAIKAEGTTLVVVNSVCGCAARNARPGAKMSLEGAKKPDHLITVFAGVDKEAVDAARQHMFPFPPSSPSMALFKNGELVHMLERHHIEGRPAEMIAENLQDAFNEFC from the coding sequence ATGTATCCACAAGAAATGGTAAAACCTATGGAAGCTGAATTAACTTCTGCTGGTTTTCAAGATTTACATAGTGCCGAAGCTGTAGATAATGCTATTAAAGCTGAAGGTACAACTTTAGTTGTTGTAAACTCTGTTTGCGGTTGTGCTGCCAGAAATGCACGTCCGGGAGCAAAAATGAGTTTAGAAGGAGCTAAAAAACCAGATCACCTTATTACAGTTTTTGCAGGTGTTGATAAAGAAGCTGTTGATGCTGCAAGACAACATATGTTTCCTTTTCCTCCATCATCGCCATCTATGGCTTTGTTCAAAAACGGAGAATTAGTTCACATGTTAGAGCGTCACCATATCGAAGGACGTCCTGCTGAAATGATCGCTGAGAATTTACAGGATGCATTTAACGAGTTTTGTTAA
- a CDS encoding polyphosphate kinase 2 family protein: protein MSKKDKKKGHDLDEGPGNLKSLNKKELLQRAKKFSEQYCIGDNKEFRLKGRSTLDSLDEKKTDVKKTLKMGVKALAAMQDILYAQDKWSVLLIFQAMDAAGKDGAIKHVMSGINPQGCQVSSFKGPSSEELDHDYLWRCQKHLPERGRIGIFNRSYYEEVLVVRVHEQILKGQKIPEKLVTKDIWENRFEDIRNFEKYLNRNGTIVIKFFLNLSKEEQKKRFIERVDNPDKNWKFSAADAKERGYWDDYMFAYEELIKNTSTKKSPWYVIPADDKYHARIAIASAVIHALDGMDLEYPKVSEEKIAELNAVKQALLDEDN from the coding sequence ATGTCGAAAAAGGATAAAAAAAAGGGACATGATTTGGATGAAGGCCCCGGTAATTTAAAATCACTTAATAAAAAAGAACTCCTGCAAAGGGCTAAGAAATTTTCTGAGCAATATTGTATTGGTGATAATAAAGAATTCAGGCTTAAAGGCAGGTCAACTTTAGATTCATTAGATGAAAAAAAAACAGATGTAAAAAAAACACTGAAAATGGGTGTAAAGGCATTGGCTGCAATGCAAGATATACTCTATGCACAGGATAAATGGTCAGTTCTTCTTATTTTTCAGGCTATGGATGCTGCAGGAAAAGATGGTGCTATTAAGCATGTTATGTCTGGTATAAATCCGCAGGGTTGCCAGGTTTCTTCTTTTAAAGGGCCAAGTTCAGAAGAGCTGGATCATGATTATTTATGGCGTTGTCAGAAACACTTGCCGGAACGAGGACGCATAGGAATTTTCAATCGTTCGTATTATGAAGAAGTACTGGTAGTTCGTGTACATGAACAAATATTGAAAGGTCAAAAAATCCCTGAAAAGTTAGTGACCAAAGATATCTGGGAAAACCGTTTTGAAGATATTCGTAATTTTGAAAAATACCTGAACAGAAATGGAACCATTGTAATTAAGTTTTTTTTGAATCTTTCTAAAGAAGAACAAAAGAAAAGATTTATAGAACGTGTTGATAATCCTGATAAAAATTGGAAATTTAGTGCTGCCGACGCTAAAGAAAGAGGATATTGGGATGATTATATGTTTGCTTATGAAGAGTTAATTAAAAACACATCAACCAAAAAATCTCCATGGTACGTTATTCCTGCTGATGATAAGTATCATGCCCGAATTGCAATTGCTTCGGCAGTTATTCATGCTTTAGATGGGATGGATTTAGAATATCCAAAGGTTAGTGAAGAAAAAATTGCTGAATTAAACGCAGTAAAACAAGCGCTTTTAGATGAGGATAATTAA